In Candidatus Komeilibacteria bacterium CG_4_10_14_0_2_um_filter_37_10, the following proteins share a genomic window:
- a CDS encoding threonine--tRNA ligase, with translation MFNKQESLEIMRHSGAHILAAAVLRLYPEAKFGIGPVIENGFYYDLDLGNISITPFDLLKIEKEMGRIVKANLPMEKKELSLADAIQLFINTNQIYKVELLNDLLSKGSTRLDESLASFSPEQPVTIYQTGDFIDLCRGPHIKSTKEMGAFKLTSIAGAYWRGDEKNKMLTRIYGLCFANQKELEAHLNMLEEAKKRDHRKLGKELDLFHLDDLVGLGLPLWHPKGALLWRKIEEFWYHEHLSKGYQLVRTPHIGNRQLWETSGHWGFYNKSMYPPLEAGLSLEEVQQEKKSENKEEYLLKPMNCPFHVQIYKNDLRSYRELPLRWAECGTVYRYEKKGELSGLTRVRGFTQDDAHIICREDQVADELKRVIDFILYIYEQFGFAKESVKVYLSLRDPGNKEKYAGADEGWEFTEKILKQVAQEKNLNFIEELGEAAFYGPKLDFKIADCLGRLWQCSTLQFDFNLPARFDMSFINAQGEKEKPYMLHRALFGSFERFIGLLIENYAGAFPLWLAPVQIILLPVGESHKQYCQQLAQELSSYDFQVEVDDANETIGNKIRKATSQKIPYQLVIGDKELASDQLSVRWRGQQDLLLIDKKSFIQRLQQEIKDRK, from the coding sequence ATGTTCAACAAACAAGAATCTTTGGAAATCATGCGTCACTCTGGCGCCCACATTTTAGCCGCTGCCGTTCTTAGGCTGTACCCTGAAGCTAAATTTGGTATTGGTCCAGTCATAGAAAACGGTTTCTACTACGACCTAGATCTCGGTAATATTAGCATTACCCCTTTTGATTTATTAAAAATAGAAAAAGAGATGGGTAGAATTGTCAAAGCGAATCTGCCAATGGAAAAGAAAGAGTTATCCCTAGCCGACGCCATTCAATTATTCATCAACACTAATCAAATCTACAAAGTAGAACTACTCAACGATCTACTAAGTAAGGGTAGTACGAGACTCGATGAATCCTTAGCGAGTTTTTCGCCAGAACAGCCAGTTACTATCTATCAGACTGGTGATTTTATTGATCTCTGTCGGGGGCCACACATTAAGTCTACCAAGGAAATGGGTGCCTTTAAACTCACCAGCATCGCTGGTGCTTACTGGCGCGGTGACGAGAAAAACAAAATGTTGACCAGAATTTATGGGCTTTGCTTTGCTAATCAAAAAGAGTTAGAAGCGCATTTAAACATGCTAGAAGAAGCTAAGAAACGAGACCATCGAAAACTAGGAAAAGAGCTGGATCTTTTTCATTTGGACGATCTGGTCGGTTTGGGTTTGCCACTGTGGCATCCCAAAGGTGCTTTACTATGGCGTAAAATTGAAGAGTTCTGGTATCACGAGCATTTAAGCAAGGGTTACCAACTTGTCCGTACGCCACATATTGGCAATCGACAACTCTGGGAAACTTCGGGGCATTGGGGTTTTTATAACAAATCAATGTATCCACCATTGGAAGCTGGTTTGTCGCTAGAAGAAGTACAGCAAGAAAAAAAATCGGAAAACAAAGAAGAGTATTTACTAAAACCAATGAACTGCCCATTTCATGTACAGATTTATAAAAATGATTTGCGCTCTTATCGGGAATTACCGTTGCGTTGGGCGGAGTGTGGCACTGTTTATCGCTACGAAAAAAAAGGTGAGCTATCCGGTTTAACGCGTGTTCGTGGTTTTACTCAAGACGATGCCCATATAATTTGTCGCGAAGACCAAGTAGCCGACGAGCTAAAAAGAGTGATTGACTTCATTTTGTATATTTACGAACAATTTGGTTTTGCTAAAGAATCGGTAAAAGTTTACTTATCCCTACGTGATCCAGGAAACAAAGAAAAATATGCTGGCGCTGACGAAGGCTGGGAATTCACCGAAAAAATACTCAAACAAGTTGCTCAAGAAAAAAATCTCAACTTTATTGAAGAACTTGGTGAAGCGGCATTCTATGGACCAAAACTAGATTTCAAAATAGCCGATTGTTTGGGTCGTCTCTGGCAATGCTCTACTCTCCAATTTGATTTTAATTTACCAGCAAGATTTGATATGAGTTTTATTAATGCGCAAGGTGAAAAAGAAAAACCTTACATGCTCCATCGCGCACTATTTGGCTCCTTTGAACGCTTTATTGGTTTATTGATTGAAAACTACGCTGGTGCTTTTCCCTTGTGGCTCGCACCGGTACAAATTATTTTGTTACCAGTTGGTGAAAGTCATAAACAATATTGTCAACAATTAGCTCAGGAATTGAGCAGCTATGATTTTCAAGTGGAGGTCGATGATGCTAATGAAACGATTGGTAATAAAATTCGTAAAGCTACTAGCCAAAAAATTCCTTACCAACTGGTAATTGGCGACAAAGAGCTAGCATCAGATCAACTAAGTGTTCGTTGGCGCGGACAACAAGATCTGTTATTAATTGATAAAAAAAGTTTTATCCAACGTCTACAACAAGAAATTAAAGATCGGAAATAA